One Perognathus longimembris pacificus isolate PPM17 chromosome 2, ASM2315922v1, whole genome shotgun sequence DNA segment encodes these proteins:
- the Marchf5 gene encoding E3 ubiquitin-protein ligase MARCHF5 isoform X2 — protein sequence MVGSIYWTAVTYGAVTVMQVVGHKEGLDVMERADPLFLLIGLPTIPVMLILGKMIRWEDYVLRLWRKYSNKLQILNSIFPGIGCPVPRIPAEANPLADHVSATRILCGALVFPTIATIVGKLMFSSVNSNLQRTILGGIAFVAIKGAFKVYFKQQQYLRQAHRKILNYPEQEEA from the exons ATGGTTGGCTCCATCTATTGGACAGCTGTGACTTATGGAGCTGTGACAGTGATGCAG GTTGTAGGCCATAAAGAAGGGCTGGATGTTATGGAAAGAGCCGATCCTTTATTCCTTTTAATTGGACTTCCTACTATTCCTGTCATGCTGATATTAGGCAAGATGATTCGCTGGGAGGACTATGTGCTTAGACTGTGGCGCAAATACTCAAATAAACTACAAATTTTGAACAGTATATTTCCAG GGATTGGTTGTCCTGTTCCTCGAATTCCAGCTGAAGCTAATCCTTTAGCAGATCATGTCTCTGCTACCCGAATTTTGTGTGGAGCCCTTGTCTTTCCTACTATTGCGACAATAGTTGGTAAACTGATGTTCAGTAGTGTTAACTCTAACTTACAAAGGACAATCTTG ggTGGAATTGCTTTTGTTGCCATAAAAGGAGCATTTAAGGTTTACTTCAAACAGCAGCAATATTTACGTCAGGCACATCGCAAAATTCTAAATTATCCAGAGCAAGAAGAAGCATAA